Proteins encoded by one window of Polaribacter haliotis:
- a CDS encoding NAD(P)/FAD-dependent oxidoreductase — protein MIKEIQLRVNLIEERKENILLYKASKQLGVDKKEISAVKILRKSIDARKKDIIFNYKVAVYINEKIPEKSDYVFEYKDVSKAKEVHIIGFGPAGMYAALRCIELGYKPVVLERGKNVQDRRRDLKAINQDHFVNEDSNYCFGEGGAGTYSDGKLYTRSLKRGDVRRIFENLVFHGATEQILVDAHPHIGTNKLPKIIQNIRENILKFGGEIHFETKVIDFVVKNNKLQAIQLQNGEEITANAVILATGHSARDIYELLHKKEIAIKAKSFAMGVRVEHPQEIIDQIQYNCSGERDELLPAAAYSLVNQVNNRGVYSFCMCPGGFIVPAATTNGEVVVNGMSPSRRNNKFANSGIVVELDIKQDFKKYEKFGELKGLEFQKDLEKIAFFAGGRTQTAPAQRLVDFVDGKISSDLNETSYQPGLKSAPLHSLLPRIIGSRLRKGFPEFGKKMHGYFTNEANIVGVESRTSSPVNIPRKENLEHTEIEGLFPCGEGGGYAGGIISAAMDGERCAEAAIANFR, from the coding sequence ATGATTAAAGAAATTCAGCTTCGAGTAAATTTAATAGAAGAACGTAAAGAAAATATTTTGCTCTACAAAGCTTCTAAACAATTAGGAGTGGATAAAAAAGAGATTTCCGCAGTTAAAATCTTGCGAAAATCTATTGATGCTCGTAAAAAAGACATCATCTTTAATTATAAAGTTGCTGTTTATATTAATGAAAAAATTCCAGAAAAATCGGATTATGTTTTTGAATATAAAGATGTTTCAAAAGCTAAAGAAGTACATATTATTGGTTTTGGTCCTGCAGGAATGTATGCCGCTTTGCGTTGTATAGAATTAGGTTACAAACCTGTAGTTTTAGAAAGAGGAAAAAATGTACAAGACAGACGTAGAGATTTAAAAGCAATTAATCAAGACCATTTTGTAAATGAAGATTCCAATTATTGTTTTGGAGAAGGTGGAGCAGGAACCTATTCTGATGGAAAATTATATACTAGAAGTTTAAAACGTGGAGATGTTCGTAGAATTTTCGAAAACTTAGTTTTCCATGGAGCAACAGAACAAATTTTGGTAGATGCGCATCCACATATTGGAACCAATAAATTACCAAAAATCATTCAAAATATTCGTGAAAACATTTTAAAATTTGGTGGCGAAATTCATTTTGAAACGAAAGTTATCGATTTTGTAGTTAAAAATAATAAACTACAAGCAATTCAACTTCAAAATGGAGAAGAAATAACAGCAAATGCTGTTATTTTAGCGACAGGGCATTCAGCAAGAGATATTTATGAATTATTACATAAAAAAGAAATTGCAATTAAAGCAAAGTCTTTTGCAATGGGAGTTCGTGTAGAACATCCGCAAGAAATTATCGATCAAATTCAGTATAATTGTTCAGGCGAAAGAGACGAATTATTGCCAGCTGCAGCTTACAGTTTGGTAAATCAAGTAAATAATAGAGGTGTTTATTCATTCTGTATGTGTCCTGGAGGATTTATAGTTCCTGCAGCAACTACAAATGGCGAAGTTGTTGTGAATGGAATGTCTCCTTCAAGAAGGAATAATAAATTTGCAAACTCAGGAATTGTTGTTGAATTAGATATCAAGCAAGATTTTAAGAAATACGAGAAATTTGGTGAATTAAAAGGATTGGAATTTCAAAAAGATTTAGAAAAAATTGCTTTTTTTGCTGGCGGAAGAACACAAACTGCTCCAGCACAAAGATTGGTAGATTTTGTAGATGGAAAAATCTCATCAGATTTAAATGAAACTTCGTATCAACCAGGTTTAAAATCGGCTCCACTACACTCTCTTTTACCAAGAATTATTGGGAGTAGATTACGAAAAGGTTTTCCTGAATTTGGAAAAAAAATGCATGGTTATTTTACAAATGAAGCAAATATTGTAGGGGTTGAATCCAGAACATCTTCTCCTGTAAATATTCCAAGAAAAGAAAATTTAGAACATACAGAAATAGAAGGTTTATTTCCTTGTGGCGAAGGTGGAGGTTATGCAGGTGGAATTATTTCTGCTGCTATGGATGGAGAACGTTGTGCAGAAGCTGCTATTGCAAATTTTAGATAG
- a CDS encoding MarC family protein — protein sequence MAEILTTIFFVFAVIDPIGSIPVYLEATKEFDLVYKKKIAIRASIMAFLILLFFIVIGQLILEGMSVSLDAFQISGGVILFLFALTMIFGDGKPEQEKSRITDYKHVTIFPIAIPSIASPGAIMAVVLMTNNHIYTIKQQAITTGIVLLVIGITCLILLTANHLQKRIGNYGITVLSKVMGLILASYAVQSILSGIGNYFGSI from the coding sequence ATGGCAGAAATTTTAACAACAATATTTTTTGTTTTTGCAGTAATAGATCCAATTGGATCAATTCCAGTTTATTTAGAGGCAACCAAAGAATTTGATTTAGTCTACAAAAAGAAAATAGCTATAAGAGCATCTATAATGGCTTTTTTAATATTGCTTTTTTTTATTGTAATTGGACAATTAATTTTAGAAGGAATGTCTGTATCATTGGATGCATTTCAAATCTCTGGAGGTGTAATTCTTTTTTTGTTTGCATTAACTATGATTTTTGGAGATGGTAAACCTGAACAGGAAAAAAGTCGAATTACAGATTATAAACATGTTACAATATTTCCTATCGCTATTCCTTCAATTGCTTCCCCTGGAGCTATTATGGCTGTAGTTTTAATGACAAACAATCATATATACACAATTAAACAACAAGCTATAACTACTGGAATTGTATTACTTGTTATTGGAATAACTTGCTTAATTCTCTTAACAGCAAATCATTTACAAAAGAGAATTGGAAATTATGGAATTACAGTTTTAAGTAAAGTTATGGGACTAATTTTAGCTTCTTATGCTGTACAAAGCATATTAAGTGGAATTGGTAATTACTTTGGAAGTATATAA
- a CDS encoding DUF3124 domain-containing protein — MKIKFLSIIIIILFFSCKEKQEISSINSENWSKRTVNITSKDSLEFGKSYLSIYSQIYSNTEHRTHNLTSMLSMRNTSELDTIYLLRAEYYDTHGKSVRKYFDSPIYLAPMETTEIIIDELDISGGTGSNFIIEWKIPKNCPEPLFEGIMTSTMGQQGLSFTTHAKRIK; from the coding sequence ATGAAAATAAAATTTTTAAGCATAATAATTATTATATTATTTTTTAGTTGCAAAGAAAAACAAGAGATTAGTTCTATTAATTCCGAGAATTGGTCTAAGCGAACTGTAAATATTACATCAAAAGATTCGCTTGAATTTGGAAAATCTTATTTGTCGATTTACTCTCAAATTTACAGTAATACAGAGCACAGGACTCACAACTTAACATCTATGTTAAGTATGAGAAACACTAGTGAACTAGACACTATTTATCTTTTAAGAGCAGAATATTATGACACTCATGGGAAATCTGTTAGAAAATATTTTGACTCACCAATATATTTAGCACCAATGGAAACTACAGAGATTATTATTGATGAACTCGATATTTCTGGAGGAACAGGCTCAAACTTTATTATAGAGTGGAAAATACCAAAAAATTGTCCAGAACCTTTATTCGAAGGAATAATGACCTCGACTATGGGGCAACAAGGTTTGTCTTTTACAACGCATGCAAAAAGAATAAAATAA
- a CDS encoding LamG-like jellyroll fold domain-containing protein: MKFKITLLLLLFSGIAFAQETKKEKEDLDYEIHHKSQPWFSNMKDGANYFNIKKQYDTFFGKHQWEKSKPRSLGESWLKTRLFYLDKKGNVQPEPTLETNSYNSPLNTVNTTSTNLIGTWTLLGPVNSAETGYSGRGNHGGYVFLNRIDPTNSQKMFVSFVTGGLWMTVDGGTNWTLVDSNLPDAAYNDLDVAISNPQIVYAISNQQVVKSIDGGLNWLPTTMVSSSYSGKFYDIAVSTSNPNTVIARIGDKIYRTTDGGITWNSVITGLRNHQTWDSSEHSEMIEWSANSTNVVYSVSTNHNNQVLLHRSNNSGASFSLASTLTLASNATGQSVGWAKIFTPTSDTNSIYVAVGSGANAYGHQAVHLYKLNATTGAQENVRTNMIPGTGKNTQHHGDVTMDRNNHNKIVYGTYSQKIIHISTDNGVTFTDSATETHSDIRSIDVVSNKILVGSDGESALTTNDGNTMPTVTNSISNHELWGFGSAFKTDIVASGNNHGPVMIKESGNGFDWYNGTGADQGNTDVNPLDDRYIYSQGYSNYRYFRTGVHTLENQSNFLDVGGIYSYFNNIEFHPNNYYTIITHHAGTYPQNNPNLGVWKNSLIKTEDNGNTISIVKTFNDQVFREKISMKNPDHMYVVVGLTNNKLWYTADAGITWKDVTPTSTESSGQTNISDIAVGDENPNEVWITYSGVQNACKVLKSIDYGATYTNITQSNLTTFPLTKIVFQRGSNGGVYVGGKGGIYYRNNTMQNWELLGNGLPMADIRNMFINYNQGKLKIGTSRGAFTHDLYETSPVNALISASTSKVNCPAIEMVQFKDYSVVRNASATWSWSFPGGTPSTSTLENPEVSYKNAADGTYSVTLTVTDATGTSSQTLTNFIEVASQCGDATPEKVPGNVAKLSGATNSDHLLIDNLNVNKNSFTFSAWIKPNGIQEDYSGIFMTQSGSPFGLNFVSGNNTIGYHPIWYWSSGLIAPADEWSHVALVSNGTDVKIYVNGEESIRETAISSEVFSKINLGRYGNGYSSRYTNMEIDEVSIWNRPLSKDEIREWRHLTKSDTSNPIRTGLVAYYQFNEATGNISVNKTENSNPLTYLGSTASSHTNSSAPVFSGVSEKVNINSAGLKDFSTTGVSMTFANGQLPNGDVWVSKSTINPIGLPDNLQDFKSYYIINNYGQNKNFTPITNMSFTDNENFTNTVASDYNLYKRESNTFGGWGTVLDTGDAISGSDGTNIKISFTTGLDVHSFSQFTLSNNVVTPLSVSKIKDKSKPEIYPNPSTKKDGVSINIPINWEASTLIVYNLLGQKMSQATLQPGENLLKINTKVGIYNLVIYNSNHKFTEKLILN, from the coding sequence ATGAAATTTAAAATTACCCTACTCCTGTTATTATTTTCTGGAATCGCTTTTGCACAAGAAACTAAAAAAGAAAAAGAAGATTTAGACTATGAAATTCATCATAAAAGTCAGCCTTGGTTTTCTAACATGAAAGATGGTGCTAATTACTTCAACATAAAAAAACAATACGACACTTTTTTCGGTAAACATCAATGGGAAAAAAGTAAACCAAGATCTCTAGGAGAAAGCTGGTTAAAAACAAGATTATTTTATTTAGACAAAAAAGGAAACGTACAACCTGAACCAACTTTAGAAACAAATAGCTATAATTCTCCCTTAAACACTGTAAATACAACATCTACAAATTTAATAGGTACTTGGACTTTATTAGGACCTGTAAATAGTGCAGAAACAGGTTATTCTGGTAGAGGAAACCATGGTGGTTATGTTTTTCTAAATAGAATTGATCCTACAAACAGTCAAAAAATGTTTGTATCATTTGTAACTGGTGGTTTATGGATGACCGTAGATGGAGGCACAAATTGGACTTTAGTAGATTCAAACCTACCAGATGCTGCTTATAATGATTTAGATGTTGCAATCTCAAATCCACAAATAGTATATGCAATTAGTAATCAACAAGTTGTTAAATCTATTGATGGTGGTTTAAATTGGTTGCCAACAACAATGGTTTCTTCTTCTTATTCAGGTAAATTTTATGACATTGCTGTTTCAACTTCAAACCCAAATACAGTAATAGCTAGAATTGGAGACAAAATTTATAGAACTACAGATGGTGGAATTACCTGGAATTCAGTAATTACAGGTCTTAGAAATCATCAAACTTGGGATAGCTCAGAACATAGTGAAATGATAGAATGGAGCGCAAATTCTACTAACGTAGTTTATTCTGTTAGTACAAACCACAATAACCAGGTTTTATTGCATCGTTCAAACAATTCTGGAGCTTCATTTTCTTTAGCTTCAACCTTAACATTAGCTTCGAATGCAACAGGTCAATCTGTGGGTTGGGCAAAAATATTTACTCCAACTTCAGATACTAATTCAATTTATGTGGCTGTAGGAAGTGGAGCCAATGCGTATGGACATCAAGCAGTTCATTTATATAAACTAAATGCAACTACTGGTGCTCAAGAAAATGTTAGAACTAATATGATTCCGGGTACAGGTAAAAATACACAACATCATGGAGATGTAACGATGGACAGAAACAATCATAATAAAATTGTTTACGGTACATACAGCCAAAAAATAATTCACATTTCTACAGACAATGGAGTAACTTTTACGGATTCTGCTACTGAAACACATAGTGATATACGTTCTATAGATGTGGTTAGCAACAAAATTTTAGTTGGTTCGGATGGTGAATCTGCACTTACGACAAACGATGGTAACACAATGCCAACTGTAACAAATAGCATTAGTAATCACGAACTTTGGGGATTTGGTAGTGCTTTTAAAACTGATATCGTTGCTTCTGGAAATAACCATGGCCCAGTAATGATTAAAGAGTCTGGTAACGGTTTCGATTGGTATAATGGTACAGGTGCAGACCAAGGTAACACAGATGTAAACCCTTTAGATGATAGATATATTTATAGTCAAGGGTATAGTAATTACAGATATTTTAGAACTGGAGTTCACACTCTTGAAAATCAATCTAACTTTTTAGATGTTGGTGGTATTTACTCTTATTTTAATAATATTGAATTTCATCCAAACAATTACTATACAATTATTACGCATCATGCTGGTACTTATCCTCAGAACAATCCTAATTTGGGAGTTTGGAAAAACTCACTTATTAAAACTGAAGATAATGGTAATACTATTTCAATTGTAAAAACCTTTAACGATCAAGTTTTTAGAGAAAAAATCTCAATGAAAAACCCAGATCATATGTATGTTGTTGTTGGTTTAACAAATAATAAATTATGGTATACTGCAGATGCTGGAATTACTTGGAAAGACGTTACACCTACAAGTACAGAATCGTCTGGCCAAACAAATATATCCGATATTGCAGTTGGAGATGAAAACCCTAACGAAGTTTGGATAACTTATAGTGGAGTTCAAAATGCATGTAAAGTATTAAAATCTATAGATTACGGAGCAACTTACACCAATATTACACAATCTAATCTTACAACATTTCCATTAACAAAAATAGTTTTTCAAAGAGGCTCCAATGGTGGTGTTTATGTTGGTGGTAAAGGTGGTATTTATTACAGAAATAATACAATGCAAAATTGGGAATTGTTAGGAAATGGATTGCCTATGGCAGACATAAGAAATATGTTTATAAATTATAATCAAGGAAAACTTAAAATTGGAACATCTCGTGGAGCTTTTACTCACGATTTATACGAAACAAGTCCCGTAAACGCTTTAATTTCAGCTAGTACTTCTAAGGTAAATTGTCCTGCAATAGAAATGGTTCAGTTTAAAGATTATTCTGTTGTAAGAAATGCTTCAGCTACTTGGTCTTGGAGTTTTCCAGGAGGAACACCATCAACCTCTACATTAGAAAACCCAGAAGTTTCTTATAAAAATGCCGCAGATGGTACTTATAGCGTTACTTTAACTGTAACTGACGCTACAGGAACTAGTTCACAAACTTTAACTAATTTTATAGAAGTAGCTAGCCAATGTGGTGATGCAACCCCAGAAAAAGTTCCTGGCAATGTTGCCAAACTTTCTGGTGCAACTAATTCTGATCACTTGTTAATTGATAATTTAAATGTGAATAAAAATTCATTCACGTTCTCGGCATGGATTAAGCCAAATGGTATTCAAGAAGATTATAGTGGTATTTTTATGACTCAATCTGGAAGTCCATTTGGACTAAATTTTGTTTCTGGAAACAATACAATTGGCTACCACCCAATCTGGTACTGGTCATCTGGTTTAATAGCACCTGCAGACGAATGGTCGCATGTTGCATTAGTAAGTAATGGAACAGATGTAAAAATATATGTGAATGGCGAAGAAAGTATTAGAGAGACAGCAATTTCATCCGAGGTATTTTCAAAAATAAACTTAGGTCGTTATGGGAATGGTTATTCCTCTAGGTATACAAATATGGAAATAGACGAGGTTAGTATTTGGAACAGACCTTTATCTAAAGATGAGATTAGAGAGTGGAGACATTTAACAAAAAGCGATACCTCAAATCCAATACGTACAGGGTTAGTGGCTTATTATCAATTTAATGAAGCTACAGGGAATATTTCTGTAAATAAAACAGAAAACTCAAATCCGTTAACATATTTAGGATCCACAGCCTCTAGCCACACTAATTCCTCTGCTCCTGTTTTTAGTGGAGTAAGTGAAAAAGTAAATATAAATTCAGCGGGACTAAAAGATTTTAGTACAACAGGAGTTTCAATGACTTTTGCTAATGGACAACTTCCGAATGGAGATGTTTGGGTTTCTAAAAGTACTATAAATCCAATTGGACTCCCAGATAATTTACAAGATTTCAAATCTTATTATATTATTAATAATTATGGGCAAAATAAAAATTTTACGCCGATAACAAATATGAGTTTTACTGACAACGAAAATTTCACAAATACTGTTGCAAGTGATTATAATTTATATAAAAGAGAAAGCAATACTTTTGGTGGCTGGGGCACTGTTTTAGATACAGGAGATGCTATATCTGGCTCAGATGGAACAAATATTAAAATTTCTTTTACAACAGGGTTAGATGTACATTCCTTTTCTCAGTTTACACTTTCAAATAACGTAGTTACTCCTTTATCTGTAAGTAAAATTAAAGATAAAAGCAAACCAGAAATTTATCCAAATCCATCAACAAAGAAAGATGGGGTATCTATAAATATTCCCATAAACTGGGAGGCATCAACATTAATTGTTTATAACTTATTAGGTCAAAAAATGAGTCAAGCAACCTTACAACCAGGTGAGAATCTTTTAAAAATAAATACGAAAGTTGGAATATACAATTTGGTAATTTATAATTCTAACCACAAGTTTACTGAAAAATTAATATTGAACTAG
- a CDS encoding alkaline phosphatase, translated as MKLKSIFFLSLLTILFSCKSIKVNETATKKPKNVILLIADGTGLSQISSAFFYKDSKPNYARFNTIGLIKTSSSRQDITDSAAGATAFSAGVKTYNGAIGVADDSTKVKTIVEIASLQNIKTGLISTSSIQHATPASFYAHVLSRNFYEEITTDLVASDVDFIAGGGLKFFNNRKDGKNLLEAIKTKGFNINTNGLDKFSEIKGNSKMAYLLADNQMPPTAKGRGDYLPKATELGIQFLNKDAEKTNFFLMVEGSQIDWGGHNNDADYLISELIDFDDAIGKALDFAEKDGNTLVIVTADHETGGFTLASTKKKNEKGETYSDYNEITGTFSTGGHSATLIPVFAYGPGSEDFSGIYENTEIFHKILKATNWNKKK; from the coding sequence ATGAAACTAAAAAGTATTTTTTTCTTATCGCTATTAACTATTTTATTCTCTTGTAAGTCAATTAAAGTTAATGAGACAGCAACTAAAAAACCTAAAAATGTTATTTTATTAATTGCAGATGGTACAGGTTTATCGCAAATATCTTCAGCATTTTTTTATAAAGATTCTAAACCAAATTACGCTCGTTTTAATACGATTGGGCTTATTAAAACTTCTTCTTCCAGACAAGACATTACAGATTCTGCTGCTGGTGCAACTGCTTTTTCTGCTGGAGTAAAAACGTATAATGGCGCAATTGGTGTTGCAGACGATTCTACAAAAGTTAAGACAATTGTAGAGATTGCATCTCTTCAAAATATTAAAACAGGTTTAATTTCAACCTCATCCATTCAGCATGCAACACCTGCAAGTTTTTATGCGCATGTTTTAAGTAGAAATTTCTATGAAGAAATTACAACAGATTTAGTTGCTTCGGATGTAGATTTTATTGCTGGAGGTGGTTTGAAATTCTTCAACAATAGAAAAGACGGAAAAAACTTGTTAGAAGCTATTAAAACAAAAGGGTTTAACATAAATACAAATGGTCTAGATAAATTTTCAGAAATTAAAGGAAATTCTAAAATGGCGTATTTATTAGCCGATAATCAAATGCCCCCAACTGCAAAAGGGCGTGGAGATTATTTACCTAAAGCAACAGAGTTAGGAATACAATTTTTAAATAAAGATGCAGAGAAAACTAACTTTTTCTTAATGGTTGAAGGTTCTCAAATAGATTGGGGTGGCCATAATAACGACGCAGATTACCTAATTTCTGAATTGATAGATTTTGATGATGCTATTGGAAAGGCATTAGATTTTGCAGAAAAAGATGGTAATACATTAGTAATTGTAACTGCAGACCACGAAACTGGTGGTTTTACTCTAGCTTCAACCAAAAAGAAAAATGAAAAAGGTGAAACTTATAGCGACTATAATGAGATTACTGGTACATTTTCTACTGGAGGACATTCCGCAACTTTAATTCCTGTATTTGCTTATGGACCAGGTTCAGAGGATTTTTCGGGTATTTATGAAAATACTGAAATTTTTCATAAAATATTAAAAGCTACAAATTGGAATAAAAAGAAGTAA
- the prmC gene encoding peptide chain release factor N(5)-glutamine methyltransferase, translating into MTLKEFKIYFSEELSSMYPNTEKDSFFSIIIEEKLSLQRIDTVLKPDFKIDDTIFAEIKTIIERLKNEEPIQYIFGKTEFYGLPFYVDGNTLIPRPETEELVEWILLCVQDLKLKIQSCTSTKNENNTLSILDIGTGTGCIPISLAKNLQNVAISAIDISSEALKIAKQNAILNKVEVDFFELDILQAVKLPQQYDIIVSNPPYVRELEKAEINNNVLENEPHLALFVDDENPLIFYKKIADLAKQHLSKNGLLFFEINQYLGKETVKMLKDKGFIDIELKKDLFGNNRMIKSSLN; encoded by the coding sequence ATGACGCTTAAAGAATTTAAAATCTATTTTTCTGAAGAGCTTTCTTCTATGTATCCCAACACAGAAAAAGATTCCTTTTTCTCAATTATTATTGAAGAAAAACTAAGCCTACAAAGAATTGATACCGTTTTAAAACCCGATTTTAAAATTGATGATACTATTTTTGCAGAAATTAAAACAATTATTGAGAGATTAAAAAACGAAGAACCTATTCAATATATTTTTGGGAAAACAGAATTTTACGGTTTGCCTTTTTATGTTGATGGAAATACGCTAATTCCAAGACCAGAAACAGAGGAATTAGTGGAGTGGATTCTTCTTTGTGTTCAAGATTTAAAACTTAAAATTCAAAGTTGTACTTCGACTAAAAACGAAAACAATACTCTTTCTATTTTAGATATTGGAACAGGAACTGGTTGTATTCCTATTTCTTTGGCTAAAAATTTACAAAATGTAGCAATTTCTGCGATTGATATATCTTCGGAAGCTTTAAAAATTGCGAAACAAAATGCTATTTTAAATAAAGTTGAAGTTGATTTTTTTGAATTAGATATTTTACAAGCTGTAAAATTACCTCAACAATACGATATTATTGTTTCTAACCCACCCTATGTTCGTGAATTAGAAAAAGCAGAAATCAACAATAATGTTTTAGAAAACGAGCCTCATCTTGCACTTTTTGTTGATGATGAAAACCCATTAATTTTCTATAAAAAAATAGCAGATTTAGCAAAACAACACCTCTCTAAAAACGGATTATTATTTTTTGAAATCAACCAATATTTAGGAAAAGAAACTGTAAAAATGTTAAAAGACAAAGGTTTTATAGATATTGAGCTAAAAAAAGACCTTTTTGGAAATAACCGAATGATAAAATCCAGTTTGAACTAA
- the cls gene encoding cardiolipin synthase codes for MTIYYVLLAVHLLLFGWAFYNILYFGVKPSKSLSWILITFFFPFIGVFAFTMFGINRRKLKFFELKETKKRKNYIKKSFEDKKERHLEVLDSVKAKKISSLIYNNTNIPLDTKNKVTVLKNGKETFESLSEAIKNAKHFIHLQYYIIENGEIFADIKELLLQKRKEKVEVRILYDAIGSYYLSKSVRKELKDAGCHIYPEMALKFGTFLFTLNFRNHRKIAVIDNNIGFTGGVNISDEYITEDTPLGIWQDAHIKIEGDAVCSLHKSFMKDYFYATEEDLSKKAEYMESCSIESDTKIHIVSSGPDYDQSVVMQQYLSFINLAEKSICVMNPYFIPTFSILEAFKIAALSGVEVTLLLPKKGDSKTATYSMYSYFEDLIKAGVNIYLRDDFSHSKVIFIDDEISSVGSTNFDCRSFEHNYELNAIIFDKKVTSEIREEFDKRKKLANKIDLETFLNRSKTQKTLERLCRFFSPLL; via the coding sequence ATGACTATTTATTACGTTCTTTTGGCAGTTCATTTACTTTTATTTGGTTGGGCATTTTACAATATTCTATATTTTGGCGTAAAACCTTCCAAATCTTTAAGTTGGATTTTAATTACTTTCTTCTTTCCCTTTATAGGTGTTTTTGCATTTACGATGTTTGGCATTAACAGAAGAAAATTAAAATTTTTTGAACTGAAAGAAACCAAAAAACGTAAGAATTATATTAAAAAATCTTTCGAAGATAAAAAAGAAAGACATTTAGAGGTGTTAGATTCTGTAAAAGCAAAGAAAATATCTTCTTTAATTTATAACAACACCAATATTCCTTTAGACACAAAGAATAAAGTAACCGTTTTAAAAAACGGAAAAGAGACATTTGAATCACTTTCTGAAGCAATTAAAAACGCAAAACACTTTATTCATTTACAATATTACATCATCGAAAATGGAGAAATTTTTGCAGATATTAAAGAATTACTACTTCAAAAAAGAAAAGAAAAGGTCGAAGTAAGAATTTTATATGATGCAATTGGAAGTTATTATTTAAGTAAAAGTGTAAGAAAGGAATTGAAAGATGCTGGTTGCCATATTTACCCAGAAATGGCTTTAAAATTCGGAACGTTTTTATTTACTTTAAATTTTAGAAATCATAGAAAAATCGCTGTAATCGATAATAATATTGGGTTTACTGGAGGTGTAAATATTTCTGACGAATATATAACAGAAGATACGCCTTTAGGTATTTGGCAAGATGCACATATAAAAATTGAAGGAGATGCAGTTTGCAGTTTGCACAAATCTTTTATGAAAGATTATTTTTATGCAACAGAAGAAGATTTAAGTAAAAAAGCGGAATATATGGAATCTTGTTCCATAGAATCAGATACTAAAATACATATTGTTTCCAGTGGACCAGATTACGACCAATCTGTGGTAATGCAACAATATCTTAGTTTTATAAACTTGGCAGAGAAAAGTATTTGTGTAATGAATCCGTATTTTATTCCTACGTTTTCAATTTTAGAAGCTTTTAAAATAGCTGCATTAAGTGGTGTTGAAGTCACTTTATTATTACCCAAAAAAGGTGATTCTAAAACTGCAACTTATAGTATGTATTCTTATTTCGAAGATTTAATAAAAGCCGGTGTAAACATCTATTTAAGAGACGATTTTTCGCATAGTAAAGTCATTTTTATTGATGATGAAATTTCTTCTGTAGGTTCTACAAATTTCGATTGCAGAAGTTTTGAGCATAACTATGAATTAAATGCTATTATTTTTGATAAAAAAGTAACTTCAGAAATCAGAGAAGAGTTTGACAAACGTAAAAAATTAGCCAATAAAATTGATTTAGAAACTTTCTTAAACCGTTCTAAAACTCAAAAAACGTTAGAACGTTTGTGTCGTTTTTTTAGTCCATTATTATAA
- a CDS encoding GNAT family N-acetyltransferase has translation MTIEDFLIREIKPTDNPQLATVIRSAILEMGAPKIGTAYEDKATDNMFENFQKEKSAYFVVEHNNKVVGGAGVAQLDNSEENICELQKMYFLPIARGIGLGSKLITKCLENAKEKGFESCYLETMPYMEAATKLYKRNGFVNLEKPMGNTGHYSCNVWMLKKI, from the coding sequence ATGACAATTGAAGATTTTCTCATCAGAGAAATTAAACCCACAGACAACCCACAACTTGCCACTGTTATTAGAAGTGCTATTTTAGAAATGGGTGCTCCAAAAATTGGCACTGCTTACGAAGATAAAGCAACCGATAATATGTTCGAGAATTTCCAAAAAGAAAAAAGTGCTTATTTCGTAGTCGAACACAATAATAAAGTTGTTGGTGGAGCAGGAGTTGCACAATTAGATAATAGTGAAGAAAATATTTGTGAGCTTCAAAAAATGTATTTTCTACCCATTGCAAGAGGTATTGGTTTAGGAAGCAAATTAATTACAAAATGTTTAGAAAACGCAAAAGAAAAAGGTTTCGAAAGCTGTTATCTAGAGACCATGCCATATATGGAAGCCGCTACTAAATTGTACAAAAGAAATGGTTTTGTAAATTTGGAAAAGCCAATGGGAAATACTGGCCATTATTCGTGTAATGTATGGATGCTTAAGAAAATTTAA